A single genomic interval of Armigeres subalbatus isolate Guangzhou_Male chromosome 1, GZ_Asu_2, whole genome shotgun sequence harbors:
- the LOC134217258 gene encoding phenoloxidase-activating factor 2-like, which yields MAPHRLPCALLVFAFYILTSGTIIISRTTSPALTASPTIQQLISRRFRGLEEDISKPPIVPVLDNPTCGKRNPDGIGFRIAGGKDESEYGEFPWMVAILQQEQVRDHVENVYVCGGSLINPSVVLTAVHCVLNKSPNQLKVRAGEWDTQTKNELFAHQDRQVIEIVIHPDYFKAGLYNDIALLVLDTPIELNDGIQTICLPPPNARFDYQRCHVSGWGKDLFGKAGAYQAILKKVEIPIVPHQQCQTALRSTRLGPKFMLHPSFLCAGGVEGRDACKGDGGSPLVCPIEGSAPSYQQVGIVSWGIGCGGEIPGVYVDVAHFRTWIDGQIESRRFNASSYMLSR from the exons ATGGCCCCACATCGACTACCATGTGCGCTGTTAGTGTTCGCATTTTACATCTTAACTTCGGGAACCATCATCATATCCAGAACCACTTCACCTGCTCTAACAGCTTCTCCAACGATCCAACAGTTGATTAGCAGAAGGTTCAGAGGGTTGGAAGAAGAC ATCTCCAAGCCACCCATCGTACCAGTGCTAGACAATCCAACTTGTGGAAAACGAAACCCGGACGGAATTGGCTttcgaattgccggaggaaAGGATGAGTCCGAATATGGGGAATTCCCATGGATGGTTGCAATTCTGCAGCAAGAACAAGTCAGGGACCACGTTGAAAATGTCTACGTGTGCGGTGGTTCTTTGATTAATCCCAGCGTAGTTCTAACAGCGGTCCATTGCGTTCTAAACAAGTCACCAAATCAACTGAAAGTTCGCGCAGGGGAATGGGATACTCAAACCAAGAACGAACTCTTTGCTCATCAG GATCGTCAAGTGATCGAAATCGTCATCCATCCGGACTACTTCAAAGCAGGACTATACAACGATATCGCCTTGTTGGTGCTGGACACACCAATCGAACTGAACGATGGAATTCAAACGATTTGTCTGCCACCGCCGAACGCAAGGTTCGACTACCAGCGTTGTCACGTCTCCGGCTGGGGAAAAGATTTATTCGGCAAAGCAGGAGCCTATCAGGCCATACTTAAGAAGGTGGAAATTCCCATCGTTCCGCATCAGCAGTGTCAAACGGCACTCAGGTCAACCCGATTGGGTCCGAAATTCATGTTGCATCCCAGCTTTCTGTGCGCCGGTGGGGTCGAGGGGCGAGATGCATGCAAAGGTGATGGCGGATCCCCGCTTGTGTGCCCAATTGAAGGGTCAGCTCCGAGCTATCAGCAAGTTGGCATCGTATCGTGGGGTATTGGATGCGGTGGAGAGATTCCCGGTGTTTACGTTGATGTAGCGCACTTTCGAACCTGGATTGATGGGCAGATTGAAAGTCGGCGATTCAACGCAAGCAGCTACATGCTGTCGCGATAG
- the LOC134217245 gene encoding RNA-binding protein spenito-like, translating to MLSNAGTLPEVARKSTTVWQGALILKSSLFPAKLHLTDGDNELVDSLMKDEEGKHHLRIIQRLRLDQPKLEDVQKRISTSSSHAIFLGLPGSTSSVASSDDASVQTRPLRNLVSYLKQKEAAGVISLLNKETEATGVLYSFPPCDFSTELLKRTCHNLTEEGMREDHLVIVVVRGGTIL from the coding sequence ATGTTATCGAATGCAGGAACGTTACCAGAAGTGGCACGGAAATCTACCACAGTCTGGCAAGGGGCGCTGATTTTGAAGAGTTCACTATTCCCCGCCAAGTTGCACCTAACGGATGGAGACAACGAATTAGTGGACAGCCTGATGAAGGACGAGGAAGGTAAACACCACCTTCGTATTATTCAGCGACTACGCCTCGATCAACCAAAGTTGGAAGATGTGCAGAAGCGCATATCGACGTCATCGTCGCACGCAATCTTCCTCGGCCTGCCGGGATCGACGTCATCGGTAGCATCGTCGGATGATGCCAGCGTTCAGACGCGTCCACTGCGTAATCTCGTGTCCTACctgaagcagaaagaagcggCCGGCGTTATATCCTTACTCAATAAAGAAACGGAAGCAACCGGTGTGCTCTACTCATTCCCGCCATGCGATTTTTCTACAGAATTGTTGAAACGAACATGTCACAACCTCACCGAGGAGGGAATGAGGGAAGACCATCTGGTAATCGTGGTGGTCCGAGGAGGAACAATCCTCTGA